The nucleotide sequence CCTGTTGCTGAGTCAATGCACATCGAAAATCCGTGTACAACAGAAAATCGGTGAATCCAGTGTTTTGAGCGCGAAAAACCCAGGATTGGCGCCAATCCTGGGTCTCGCATGTAGCCGGAACTGTCGAACGCCTGCGCAGAGCAGCAGAGGCAGCAGAGAACTCATCTCCGCTGCCTCTGCTGCTCTGCGTGAGCCTTCTTTTCCTTGAGACAATATCAGACGGCGATTTCCTGCCGGCCGCCCGTGCGCAGGTACTCGGCGAAGGCGTGGGGGAGCGTGCTCGCGCGGATCGCCTCCATCGCCTGCTCGACGTCGTACTCCACGCGGACGAACTCGACCTCGGACGAGCCGTCTTCCACGTCGAGCAGGACGTAGCCGGCGCGCCAGTCGCCGTCCTTGGGGCGGCCGACTGAGCCGGTGTTCACCAGGCGGATGCCGTCGACCACGCGCGTCCACGGCTTGTGCGTGTGGCCGAAGCAGATCACGTCGCCGGGGCGGGCGCCCGCGTGCGCGGCCATCTTCCGCGCGAAGGCGTCGTCGCGGTCCTCCGTCCAGTAGAGCGTGTTCAGCGTGGGCGTGCCGTGGACCAGGACGACGCGCGGCCCCGGCGCGTGCCCGCCACCCGGCCGCACGTCGATGCGGAAGGGGAGGGTACCCAGGAACGCGCGCGTCTCCTCGCTCACCTGGGCGCGCGTCCAGGCGTAGCTCTCGTGCGACTGCGCCTCCTGCACGGGATCCTCGTAGCGGCACCCGCAGTGCGGTGCGCCCGCGGCCACCGTCGAGTCGTAGTTCCCCGCCACGCCCGCGATCTCCGCCGCGCGGATGCGGGCCACCACCTCGTTCGGCCACGGCGCGTACCCCACCAGGTCGCCGAGGTGGTAGACCGCATCCACGTCCGCACGACCGCCGATGTCGGCCAGGACGGCGTCGAGCGCGGGGAGATTGGCGTGGACGTCGGAGATCAGGGCGTAGCGCACGGGGTCTCGCGCAGGCGCAGGACCATCACCGCGGCGGTCGAGGGGCAGACGGAGGCGAACTGCAGCGATCCGCGCACCGCCTCGGGCACCTCGGCGCGCTCCACGGGAGCGAACCCGAGCCTGGGGAAATATCCCGCCGCCGTGTTGGTCATCAGGTAGACCTCGCACAGCCCGCGCGCATCGGCCCAGGCCAGCCGCTCGCGGGTGAGCGCCGCGCCCAGCCCGCGCCCCTGCCACTCCGGGTCGACGGCCACGGAGCGCAGCAGCCCCGCATCTCCATACACCTCCACCCCGGCCGCGCCGACAACGCGCCCGCCCGACTCGGCCACGGCGTATGCATCGCCGAACTGCTCGTCGAGCCCGTCCGGTGGCAGGCTCGTGCGCCGCAGCAGGGCATCGACGACGTCGTAGTCGTCAGGCCCCGCGGGGCGGATCGTGTAGTCGGTCATGATTGATTCTCCCGTTCGGAACGGCGGATATCCCACAGGCGGGTAAACCCGCGGCTCGAACATTGGGAAGCCTGCTGCGCAGGCTGTGCGGAGGCGGCTTCCGAGCGAATCCCCGGCGCCTCCGCGAGGGCCTTATCTCCTGAAGCCCGCGCAGTTTGCGGGCTTTCCAACGTTCCAGACGCGGGTTTCCCCGCCCGTCTCCGGCTCGATCACCCGCAGCAGCCCGGCGCGCAGCAGGCCGCCTCGCCCGCCGACGTACCCGCGGCGACGAGCGCCGGCTTGCGCGCGCGGACGAAGGCGCTGGCCACGCGGCCGTCCACCGCCTCGGCCACCGCGGCGACGTCCACCCCGGCGCCCTCGAGGAAGGCGCGCGCGTCGTCGATACTGTAGACGCGCGTGGGCTCGATGTCGACCTCCTCGAATCCCGTCTCCTCCAGCAGGCGCCGGAACTCGCCCTCCTCCAGCGCGCCGGCCACGCACCCCACCCACAGCTCCATGCTGCGCCGCACCTCCGCCGGTACCTCGCCGCGCACGACCACGTCGCTCACCGCGAAGCGGCCGCCGGGCTTCAGCACGCGGAACGCCTCGGCCAGCACGCGCCGCTTGTCGCCGCTGAGGTTGATCACGCAGTTGGAGATGATCACGTCCACCGAGTCGTCGGGGAGCGGGATCTCCTCGATGTGCCCCTTCAGGAACTCGACGTTCTCCACCCCCGCCCGGCGCTGGTTCTCGCGCGCCAGCGCCAGCATCTCGTCAGTCATGTCGAGCCCGTACGCCTTCCCCGTGGGCCCCACGCGCCGCGCGGAGAGGAGGACGTCGATCCCGCCGCCCGAGCCCAGGTCCAGCACCGTCTCGCCCTCGCCGAGCTCCGCCAGCGCCGTGGGGTTGCCGCAGCCGAGCGATGCCAGAACCGCCTCGGCGGGGATGCCGGTGGTCTCGCCGTCGCTGTACAGGTCGCGCGTGATCGGGTCGTCGCCCCCGCACGAGGCCGACGCGCCGCAGCAGCCGTTCGCCTCGCCCGCCATCACCCGCAGCGCGGCCTGCCCGTAGCGCTGGCGCACCGTCTCGCGGATCGTCTCGTTCGCTCCCATCACTCACCTCCCCGTTTGGCTCGCATCAATTTATGTTGATGCGAGAGATGAAAAAAAGGGGGATGCGGCCCTCAGCGGCAGCATCCCTCGGACGATGACCACGCCTCCTCGCTCGGCAGCAGCGACTGCGCCGTGGCGGAGATCTCCTCCAGCGCGCCGGGCACCAGAGAGTAGTACACCCAGCGCCCCGCGCGGCGGTCGGAGACCAGCCCCGCCTCGCGCAGCGTGCGCAGGTGGAACGACAGCCGCGACTGCGCGGCGTCGAGCGCGCCGGTCAGCTCGCAGACGCAGCGCTCGCCTCGCGACAGCATGCGCACGATCTCCAGCCGCGTCTCGTCGCTGAGCGCGTGGAAGAGGCGGGCGGTCCGGGCCAGGTCGGCGGGCGTCGTCGTGATCATGAGATCAAC is from Longimicrobium sp. and encodes:
- the arsN2 gene encoding arsenic resistance N-acetyltransferase ArsN2, translating into MTDYTIRPAGPDDYDVVDALLRRTSLPPDGLDEQFGDAYAVAESGGRVVGAAGVEVYGDAGLLRSVAVDPEWQGRGLGAALTRERLAWADARGLCEVYLMTNTAAGYFPRLGFAPVERAEVPEAVRGSLQFASVCPSTAAVMVLRLRETPCATP
- a CDS encoding metallophosphoesterase family protein yields the protein MRYALISDVHANLPALDAVLADIGGRADVDAVYHLGDLVGYAPWPNEVVARIRAAEIAGVAGNYDSTVAAGAPHCGCRYEDPVQEAQSHESYAWTRAQVSEETRAFLGTLPFRIDVRPGGGHAPGPRVVLVHGTPTLNTLYWTEDRDDAFARKMAAHAGARPGDVICFGHTHKPWTRVVDGIRLVNTGSVGRPKDGDWRAGYVLLDVEDGSSEVEFVRVEYDVEQAMEAIRASTLPHAFAEYLRTGGRQEIAV
- a CDS encoding arsenite methyltransferase; translation: MGANETIRETVRQRYGQAALRVMAGEANGCCGASASCGGDDPITRDLYSDGETTGIPAEAVLASLGCGNPTALAELGEGETVLDLGSGGGIDVLLSARRVGPTGKAYGLDMTDEMLALARENQRRAGVENVEFLKGHIEEIPLPDDSVDVIISNCVINLSGDKRRVLAEAFRVLKPGGRFAVSDVVVRGEVPAEVRRSMELWVGCVAGALEEGEFRRLLEETGFEEVDIEPTRVYSIDDARAFLEGAGVDVAAVAEAVDGRVASAFVRARKPALVAAGTSAGEAACCAPGCCG
- a CDS encoding metalloregulator ArsR/SmtB family transcription factor gives rise to the protein MITTTPADLARTARLFHALSDETRLEIVRMLSRGERCVCELTGALDAAQSRLSFHLRTLREAGLVSDRRAGRWVYYSLVPGALEEISATAQSLLPSEEAWSSSEGCCR